In Acaryochloris sp. CCMEE 5410, the following proteins share a genomic window:
- a CDS encoding phospholipase D-like domain-containing protein — MGLKDIDIQGEYRSDRCNLLQDFYIPCLEKAKVYDRAVGFFSSSSMASVAQGLTAFIRSGGRMRLVTSPKLSDEDIEAITRGLQEREQIIERALVREFEQDFEQIVKDRLACLAWLLSQAVLDIKLAIPKKISSRGIYHEKLGIFLDSEHDYVAFTGSANESSSALIANFECLDVFSSWDERVQDRASNKVIS, encoded by the coding sequence TTGGGCCTGAAAGATATTGATATTCAGGGGGAATATCGGAGTGATCGGTGTAACCTCCTTCAAGATTTTTACATCCCTTGCCTAGAAAAGGCTAAAGTCTACGATCGGGCGGTAGGATTCTTTTCAAGCTCGTCAATGGCATCTGTGGCTCAGGGATTGACCGCTTTTATTCGTTCAGGCGGTCGAATGCGGCTGGTGACCTCACCAAAGCTATCTGATGAAGATATTGAAGCCATCACGCGAGGATTACAAGAGAGAGAGCAAATTATTGAAAGGGCTCTAGTTCGCGAATTTGAGCAAGACTTTGAGCAAATAGTGAAAGACCGTCTTGCTTGTCTAGCGTGGCTGTTATCACAGGCAGTGCTGGATATCAAGTTAGCTATCCCAAAGAAGATCAGTAGCAGGGGTATCTATCACGAGAAACTAGGAATCTTCCTGGATAGTGAGCATGACTATGTTGCCTTTACAGGATCAGCAAATGAAAGTTCCAGTGCGCTCATAGCCAACTTTGAATGTTTGGATGTCTTCTCATCCTGGGACGAACGAGTGCAAGATCGTGCTTCAAATAAGGTGATTTCCTGA